The Sporosarcina sp. Marseille-Q4943 genome includes the window GGAACTTATTGAACTCCTTGGCGAAAGCTAGAGTGACGGTACCGGTTGGGCCGTTCCGCTGCTTCGCTATGATGATTTCAATCATATTCTGATTCTCTGTTTCTTTATCATAGTAATCTTCCCGATAAAGGAAAGAAACGATATCCGCATCTTGCTCGATACTTCCCGATTCCCTCAAGTCGGACATCATCGGCCGCTTGTCTTGACGCTGCTCTACGCCACGGGAAAGCTGGGAGAGTGCGATGACCGGGATCTTCAATTCCCGGGCAAGCGCTTTTAAGGAACGGGATATTTCGGAAACTTCCTGCTGACGGTTCTCGCCGGAACGGCCGCTTCCCATGATAAGCTGCAAATAATCGATCATAATCATGCCTAAACCATGCTCTTGCTGAAGTCGTCGGCACTTGGAGCGGATTTCGTTAATCCGGATGCCCGGGGAGTCGTCAATGAAGATTCCGGCGTTGGACAGGCTTCCCATCGCCATCGTCAATTTCCGCCAATCCTCTGCTTCCAAGTTCCCTGTACGCATCACTTGCGCGTCAATATTTCCTTCCGCACAAAGCATACGCATGACGAGTTGTTCCGCACCCATCTCCAAACTAAAAATCGCAACGTTTTCATCTGTCTTCGTCGCCACGTTTTGGGCGACGTTCAAGGCAAACGCCGTTTTACCGACGGAAGGACGGGCGGCAACGATGATCAGGTCATTCCGCTGAAAGCCGGCCGTTATCTTGTCAAGGTCTCGGAACCCGGTCGGAATGCCAGTCACTTCGCCTTTTCTCGTATGAAGAAGTTCGATATTGTCGTATGTTTCCACAAGGACATCTTTAATGTGCTTGAAATCTCCGGCATTTTTCCGGTTGGAAACTTCCATGATCCTTTTTTCAGCTTCGGAAAGGACTGCTTCAACTTCATCCTCTTTTGTGAAACCTTCCTCGACGATATTGGTCGCCACTCGGATGAGCCGTCTCAGAATGGATTTCTCTTCGACAATCTTGGCATAATACTCAATATTCGCCGCCGTCGGTACGGCATTTGCAATTTCGGTCAAATATGAAATGCCACCGACATCTTCTAATTCCTTTTTGGCGGAAAGCTCTTCGGTAACCGTGACGACGTCAATCGCTTGTCCTTTGTCGCTCAGGATTAGCATCGTGTCAAAGATCTTCTCGTGCGCCGTTTTGTAAAAGTCATCCGGGCGAAGAATTTCCGAAGCCGTAATCAGCGCTTCCGGTTGCAGGAAGACTGCACCAATGACGGATTGCTCAGCTTCGTTGTTATGCGGGGGAACGCGATCATACATCTGGTCCATCATTATCGCTCCCTATCATTCTTCGGTTACATGGACTTTAAGCGTAGCGGTAACTTCCGGGTGCAGTTTGATCGGCACATTTGTATAGCCGAGAGCCCGTATTGCATCAGGCAGTTCCATCTTACGGCGATCCACTTTGATTTTATGATTTTTCTCGAGAGCGTCAGCAATTTGCTTCGTTGTGATCGAACCGAAGAGGCGTCCACCTTCTCCGGATTTCGCTTTCATTTCCACAGTCGTCTCATCGATGAGTTCTTTCAGCTTCTTTGCTTCAGCCAGTTCCGCCGCCGCGTCTTTCTCGGCACGCTTCTTCTGACCTTCAAGCTGGCTTAAGTTTGCAGGTGTAGCTTCAATGGCCAATTTGTTTTTCAACAGGTAGTTTTGCGCATAGCCGACAGATACTTCTTTCACTTCGCCTTTTTTACCTTTGCCTTTAACATCTTTCAAAAAAATAACTTTCATAATCATTTTCCCCCTTCATTTTTATCTTCTATAGCGGATTTCAATAAATGCTCCGCTTCTTCTATCGTTTCCACTTCAAGCTGGCAGGCGGCATTCGTCAAATGCCCACCACCGCCAAGCTCCTCCATGACGAGCTGTACATTAAGCTCTCCAAGGGATCTTGCACTGATGCCGATTTTCCCGTCCGAGCGGGAAGCGATGACGAACGAGGCGATGACCCCTTGCATCGTCAGGAGAATATCTGCTGTCTGTGCAATCAGAACTGAACTATAGACGGTGCCTTCCTCCCCTTTTGCAATCGCGATGCCAGAAGAAGTAAGCTCCACCGTTTCGATCAGTTTGGACCGCTGAATATATGTCCCGATATCTTCCTTCAGCAATCGCTGTACAAGCACTGTGTCGGCGCCGTTTGTCCGTAAATAGGAAGCCGCCTCGAAGGTTCTTGATCCCGTCCTCAGCGTAAAGCTTTTCGTATCGACGACAATCCCTGCGAGCAACGCAGTTGATTCGAGCATCGTCAGCTTTTCATGCTTCGGCTGATATTCCACAAGCTCTGTCACAAGCTCGGCTGTCGATGAAGCATACGGTTCCATATAGACGAGCATCGTATTATTAATAAATTCCTCGCCTCGTCGATGATGGTCGATGACAACGACCTTTTCGGCCTTATCGATCAATCGCTCATCGATGACCATACTCGGTTTATGCGTATCGACGATGACAAGAAGGGATCTCTCTGTCAGCATCGATAACGCGGTTTCCGGATCGATAAATTGGGCAAACAACTCTTCGTCTTTTTTAATTTCTTCCATCAGGCGGGTCACGCTGCCATCGAGCTCGTCAAAGTTGAGGACAACATGGCCTTCCACGTTATTCATTCTAGCCATCTTCCGAACCCCGATGGATGCTCCAATTGCGTCCATGTCGGGCATTTTGTGGCCCATGATAACCACTTTATCGCTGCCTTGGATCAAATCGCGTAAAGCGTGTGAAATGACCCTGGCACGGACACGGGTCCTCTTTTCCACCGGATTTGTCTTGCCTCCGAAAAATTTGAGTTTGCCATCCTTATGCTTAATGGCGACCTGATCGCCTCCGCGACCGAGTACGAGATCCAGACTGGATTGTGCGAGCTCTCCAAGCTCTGTCAGCGAGGCGGAGCCGGTTCCGACACCGATGCTAAGCGTCAAGCTTGCATTGTGCTTAGCGGTCTTTTCCCGTATATCATCTAATATCGAAAACTTCGCCGTTTCCAACTTGGACAGGATCGCTTCATTGAAAACCGCTAAAAAACGATCAGATGCAATCCTTTTTACAAAGATGCCGTTATCCAATGCCCACTGATTCACTAGTGATGTGACAAGCGAGTTGAGATTGCTCCTCGTCTGGTCGTCCATCGTCTGGGCAAGCTCGTCGTAGTTGTCGATAAGCATGACTCCGAGCACTGTCCGGTCTTGATAATAGAGAGATTCGATCTCCACTTTTTCAGTGATGTCGAATAAATAGATCAGTTTTTCCTCAGCCCTGTAAATGACTTGATATGTTGAAACACCGACCTTCAATGTCGTTTTCTGTCCTTCATTTTTAATAACGGATTGAAATGCTTCGGATAGCTGGAACAATTCCTCCCCAATAAGCGTCTCTTTATCAAAGATATTGACGGCATACGGGTTCGCCCATTCGATAATCTGTTTTTCATTAAAAAGGATAATGGCGATCGGCAGCTCGAGCAGCGCCTCTTCCCCAACCTTTTTCATGCGATAGGAGAGAGATTCGATATGCTTTTCCGTCTCGACATACGTCTGCTCTTCAAGCTTCCAGGCGATGCCTGCTGCTATCGTGAAAGGGATCGTAAATAAAAGGCCCTCCCAGAAATTCGATAGGAATAAAAGGACGGCCGCTATCAATCCAAGGAGAGATATGACAGTCAGTGGGTATCGGATAGCTCTTCTTCTAAAAATTGACCTCATTGTCTCATCCCCTTACTTCAAGTTGTCTTTTCCGATCCAAGCACGGATATTCACGCCTATATCAAGTATGCCAAGAAGTGTGGTTATTGGACTGAAAAGCAATGCGAAAATCGTGGAAAGTACCGTGACAATAGCCGGTACTTTCATTTTGTACATAAAGTAGTGAATCAATGCGAGCCCTTGCAATAGCAAGAGGAATCGTAAAATGATTGTCGCATTTACATATAGCAAGTAAGCCGAAGACTCCGGTTTCAAGTCCATCATCCATGGAAGTAGAATGATGAGCCCATAGATGAAAATGGTGATGACGGGCAGCCTCATCTCCCGGAATGGTGGAAACGTAGGCACTTGATGGCCAAGTCGGCGGAGCATCTCGAAATTGGGGATTACCATAATGAACGTAAAACCATATACCGCCAGGATGAACATAGCTGGAATTGCAGACCGGTACATAGTGAACGCTTCTTCTACTATCATTTCGTAGTTCCCCGGCAATGCTCCCAAGCTTTCGAGCGACGCCTTGAATTGCGTCTCCGCCTCTTTCAGCATCGTCATCAGACTATCGATTGCATTGACTTCGAAAACAATCGCGGCTATGAGATAAACCAATGCGCCTGTCACGATGAAGAAGAGTCCCGTTGCCATGAACGTGTACAGCTTTGATTTGCCCAAAAGCACCGATTCGGCAACGAGGAAGGCGAGCACCCCGAACATCAATGCAAAAGGCATTAACAAAATGCCTCCAACGATCAGGGACAGAATACTGCCGCCAATGACAACGAAAATCGTCGAGCTCCTATCGTAGCGCAGCCGATAAAGTATGATTGGCAATGGAATGAAAATCATTATGATACTTCCGAGGAAAGGGACATAAGCGGCCCCTGCCAGGAGTATCGTGAACAATGCGAGCATCATCGCACCGTATGTTATTTTTTGTGATTGGTCCTGCATCATTCAGTTCCTCCGTCCAGTCAATGGACTTAATATTGTCTATCTCCTCAAACAAGTGAGTTCTTATAATTGTATCATGATTACTGCCGATTAACCAAAGGGCAGTATGGCCTCTCAGCTTTGGACTTTTTACATACATACCGGTATTTCGATAGCACCGGCAACCTTCCTTAGAGCAAATACGCATAAATTCTTCTAAACGCGCATAAACGTCTCTAAATACGCATATTTCCCAGGAAACGCTCATAACTGTCCATAAAAACGCATAAATCGATTTATTTACGCATAACGAACGTTCCTACTCCGATAGGTTTGTTGATTGTCAACGGCATTGGGCGCGAGTTTGTTAGGCTTGGAAACGATAGCCGTTCCGCACCCATAAGACATGCTGTTAGCCAGGAATGTATTTGGATAACCATCGTGACCAATGCATTTGACAACTATTCATGTGTTGTAATCAATTCAAAAAACCGCCTTGGGACCGGGGATGCCGGTATCACAAGGCGGTTAAAAAAGTATAATTATCTTTCTTCCGAAACGAACGGAAGAAGTGCCATAATACGAGCACGTTTAATAGCAGACGTTAATTTACGTTGATATTTCGCGCTTGTACCAGTTACACGGCGAGGTAAGATCTTTCCACGTTCAGAAACGAATTTCTTAAGTAGATCAGTATCTTTATAATCGATATTTGTAATGTTGTTCGATGTAAAATAGCAGACTTTACGACGTCTGCGACCTCCACGGCGTGGTGCCATATCGCTTTCCCTCCTTACTTTACGTTACCGACAATCATTCATCAGAACGGCAGATCGTCATCCGATACTTCAATCGGACCGCTGCTCGTACCGAATGGATCGTTGTCAGTACGTGTATAGTTTTGTTGAGCTGGTTGTTGATATTGCTGGTTCGGCTGCTGATTCTGATAATACGGTTGTTCGTTCTGTGGTGCTCCACCATAAGCAGCTCCGGATCTCTCAGCATTTGCACTGCGCGGTTCAAGGAATTGCACGCTGTCCGCTACGACTTCTGTCATGAAGACACGCTTGCCATCTTGTCCATCGAAGCTGCTCGTTTGGATACGGCCTTCGATTCCAGCAAGACTTCCTTTACGTAAAAAGTTCGCAGTGTTTTCCGCCTGCTTCCTCCAAGTGACACAGTTGATGAAATCAGCTTCACGCTCGCCCGATTGGCTCGAGAATGTCCGATTCACCGCTAGCGTAAAGCGTGTTACCGCAATTCCGCTCTGTGTGTACTTGAGTTCAGGATCTTTTGTCAATCGGCCAACTAAAACGACACGGTTAATCATCAGAATGCAACCTCCCTCATCATTTTCAAGTTTCACCTATTAACGGTAGTGCATTTCGTTCTTATATGGATTAGTTGTCCAGACGAACAGCCATATGACGAATGATATCTTCGTTGATGTTCGCAAGACGATTGAATTCATCGATAGCTTCAGTTCCTGCGTTTAGTGTTACCAATTGGTAGTAGCCTTCACGCAAGTCGTCGATTTCGTAAGCAAGACGACGCTTGCCCCACTCTTTCGACTCGATGATTTCCGCTCCGTTTGAAGTTAGGATGTCATCGAAACGAGTGATCAATGCTTTTTTTGCTTCATCTTCTACTGTTGGACGGATGATGTACATGATTTCGTACTTTCTCATCTTTAGTCACCTCCTTATGGACTTTGGCCCACTTGTTACGGCGGGCAAGGAGTAAGTAATTTTTATTACTCACATCATCATATTTTAACATGATGTCTTCAGGTAATCAACTATTATTGATGTGAATTAAATAATTTCACATAAATAAATAGTTCTTGCTAACCGGATTTCCGTTACAGGCGGACGCTTTCCGCGGGCACGGCTTCAATCTCCTCGTCACTGCGTTCCTGCGGGGCTTTCAGCTCGTGCTGTTCCCGCAGGAGTCGCCGCCTTCCACTCCAATCCTTGGCAATTCTTTTCAATTTATAAATCCAACATATTCGCTTCGTGTATACTTATTAGTAAGAGGTGATGATTTAATGGAAGACTTCTCTGGACCGGATAAGATAATTGAGATTGATTTGCCGAAGGTGGCTAAGAGTGGGTTGTGGGTGACGTTTTTGACGCTCATTGGATTGCTTGTTGTAGATGGTCTTATTTATCAGGAACTATCTTTTACATTCACCGTTTGGAATGTTCTGTTTTTTGTTGGTGGATATGTGCTCTTGATTATTCTTCATGAGCTTTTTCATCTGCTTGGTTTCAGGATGTTCGGTAACGTGCCTTGGAAGAGCATGATTGTTGGAATGAATCTCAAATTGGGTATTGCTTATGCAACGACTGATCGCCTAATGACGAACAAGGCTATCCAAAAAGCTTTATTGCTTCCTTTTTGGACTACTGGCGTAGTACCCGCTATGATCGGACTTGTTACAAGCAACGGTATTTGGCTTGGGCTAGCCGCTTTTCTGATTGGCGGTGCTGCTGGTGACTTTGCGATGTATAAGGAGCTGCGGAAACTTCCGGATGATTGGCTAGTAAAGGATGATCCCGAGAAGCCGAAGCTATACTTATTTAAGCCAGGACGCAATATACAGTAAAACAACCGGAAAAGGATGTCCTTCTCCGGTTGTTTTCATTTATTTATACGTTAAATCTAAACAACATGACGTCCCCGTCTTGGACTACGTATTCTTTTCCTTCTAGACGGACTTTGCCTGCTTCTTTGGCAGCTGCCATTGATCCGGCTTCTACTAGCGCATCATAAGAAACAGTTTCTGCACGGATGAAACCACGTTCGAAGTCTGTATGGATAACGCCTGCACATTGTGGCGCTTTCATCCCTTTACGGAATGTCCATGCGCGGACTTCTTGGACACCTGCTGTGAAGTAAGTTGCAAGGCCTAATAGATGATAAGAAGCTTTGATGAGTTGATCTAGGCCAGATTCCTTTATCCCTAATTCTTCAAGGAACATTGCCTTCTCTTCATCATCCAATTCAGCCATTTCTTCCTCAACTTTTGCACTTACGACAATCACTTCCGCATTATCCTTCTTGGCAAAGTCGCGGACCATTTTGACATACTCGTTCTCTTCTGCATTGGCAATTTCATCTTCCGAAACGTTTGCGACGTAAAGCATCGGCTTGATTGTCAACAGATGCATCCCTTTGATGAGTTGGAATTCTTCCGGTGTCAATTCGACGGAGCGGGCAGGCTTTTCATTCTCGAAAGCTTCTTTTAGCTTCAGCAAGACCGGTTCCTCAGCCATGGAATCCTTATCTTTTTGCTTCGCCATTTTGGATACACGAGTCAAGCGTTTTTCCACGCTTTCCATGTCAGCAAGGATTAGTTCCAAGTTGATGACTTCAATATCGTCGATCGGATTCACTTTCCCTGATACATGAGTAATATTTTCATCGTCAAAACAACGGACGACTTGGCAAATCGCATCGACTTCGCGGATATGAGAGAGGAACTTATTTCCTAGTCCTTCCCCTTTACTCGCCCCTTCAACAATCCCTGCAATATCTGTAAATTCAAAAGCTGTCGGAACTGTCTTTTTTGGTACGACAAGCTCAGTTAATTTTTGAAGCCGTTCATCCGGCACTTCTACGATTCCGACGTTTGGATCGATCGTACAGAACGGATAGTTGGCAGCCTCTGCTCCCGCCTTCGTTATTGCGTTGAATAGAGTCGACTTCCCGACGTTCGGTAGACCGACGATTCCAGCTGTTAACGCCATTTATTTCCCAACCTTTCATATAGGTCAATTTCATAATCATCTTTGCAACTCTTCTATTATAAGAATAGTTGGCGTTCCTGTCTAATTTTGTTCTGCTTCCGCCTTGACGAGAACTTTCTTCATCTTCTTTGCAAATTCATTCCGTGGAATCATTACACTATGGCCGCACCCTTCGCATTTTATCCTGATGTCAGCGCCCATCCGGATGATTTTCCATGCATTCGTTCCGCACGGATGCGGTTTTTTCATTTCCACGACATCATTCAAATGAAACTCTTTCTCCACCGTCCATCTCTCCTTGCTCACTTATTGGTTATTAAATGATTTTGAAACAAGTATAGGATATGGAATCTCGATTCCTTCCTGCTCCAAATGTTTTTTTATCCCCATGCTAATATTCCTTGCAATGTCATAATGACGCATCGGCTTCGTTTCAACGATGATCCGTTCAATGACTGAGTCTTCCGTGAAGTCATGGGCACCGATCAATTTCGGCTTTCCTAGAAGGTCGGGGTTGTCCTTACTCATCGAATCCAAAAATGCATCGATCGCCTTTTCGACTTTTTCGATGCCGAGTTCAAATGGAATGGTGACATCGACAATCGCCAAAGAATTTTTCAAAGAATAATTGACGACTTGCGTGATAGTACCATTCGGTAAAATGAAAAGCTCTCCGGTGAAGTTTTTTATTTTCGTTGTCCGTAAACCGATCTCTTCTACCTTACCTTCGGCAGTTCCGATTTTGACGTAATCTCCGACTGAAAATTGGTCTTCGAAAAGGATGAAGAATCCTGAAATGACGTCCTTCACGAGGCTTTGCGCTCCGAAACCGACAGCGAGGCCTAGTACCCCTGCTCCCGCTAGAAGCCCTTTCACGTCGATATTAAACTCCTGCAGGATGGATAGGATTGCTGAAAAATAGATAACATAGCTAAGCGTGTTCTCGAGCAGCTTGAGCAAAGTCTGTTCTCGCCGCTCTTCTTTCCGAATCGGACCCTTTAATTTGATTTTGAAGATCTTTCGAATAATATATTTGCCGACTTGTACGACAATAATTGAGATTGCGATGATAATGGCAATCCTTACGGCAATAATTCCGAAATCGATCCACGTTTGTTCTGAGAAGATGAATCTGCCGATTTTTTCGGTTTCTTCATTTATGAGCACTTCTTTAATACCTTCTGTTTGCTTATTCGTCATCCGCATCATGCCTTTCCGTATAAATCCTCATGAAGCCGCGTATACTGCTACACAATCAATTCATTGTGGACTATTAATTAGAATGGAGTTTTGTCATGCATTCAGCACTTTCCACTAATTATGATTACCGTCTTCACTATAATGAAACAGGTGCTGTTTGGAAGCTCAGCACATTTTTCCTTGAACATATCCCCTTTCACGAGGAGTCTTTAACCTTCTTTTGCATTGGAACGGACCGATCCACTGGAGACGCATTAGGACCGTTAACCGGTTCCCATTTGGCCGAATCTTTATTGTTTCCTTTTCATGTCGTCGGGACTTTGGAAAAGCCATTGCATGCCCTTAATCTACAACAACAATTAGATGAACGGCTAGCGATGAACCCTTCCCCTTTCATCGTCGCAATCGATGCTTGCTTAGGTAGAAGCGATTCCATCGGCCACTTGCTGTTCCATCGTGGTCCGCTCTATCCCGGTAAAGCGGTCGGAAAAGAATTGCCCCCTGTCGGTAATTTATCCATCAAAGGGGTCGTCAATATTTCGGGTTTCATGGAACAGGCCGTCCTGCAAAGCACTCGGTTGCATCTTCCTTTTGAAATGAGCCGAGTCATTTCCCGCTCCCTTCAATTAGCCTATGGAAGATTTAAAACAGGAAATGAACGGTTGTTACAATAATACCGACGACAAAGATTCCCGGGATGAGGTTCGCCACTCGGATTTTCGTAATGCCGATCAAGTTCAATCCAATTCCGACGATCATTAAGCCGCCCGTCGCAGTCATTTCGGAAATAAAAAATTGCAATAGCTCATCTGGCACAAAGCGGCTAATTTGCGTCGAAAATAATGTAATGAGTCCTTGGTAAAGAAAAACAGGGACCGCAGAGATCATGACGCCAATGCCAAGCGTGGAACTAAGGATGACAGATGTGAATCCATCGATGATGCCCTTCATGATCAACACGTCATGGTCGTTCCGTAAGCCGCTGTCTATCGCTCCAATAATGGCCATTGAACCGACAACGAAGATGAGCGTTGCCGTGACAAAACCTTGCGCAATGCCTGGTCCTTCTTTTTTCGAAGGAAATTTCCGCTCAATCCAATTTCCTAATTCGTTGATTTTATTGTCCAGGTCCATCCATTCCCCAATGATTGCTCCAATGACGATGCTAATGATCACAATCAATATTTGCGTGCTTTCGAATATCATTTGGATACCGATTGCCGCGACCGCTAATCCGATTCCATACATAACGGTCTCTTTCATCCGTTCCGGGATGTTATATAAAAAACGGCCAAGTAGAGCCCCTATTATTATTAACAAGGCATTGATAATCGAACCAAGTAATATCATCGTTTTTCACTTCCATCTGCTAAAAATAATACCTATTTTGCATAGAGCAAAATAGGTACAGGCTTATTCATTCAATAGATCTAGGATTCTTTCAAGATCCTCTTCTGTGAAAAACTCGATCTCAATTTTACCTTTGTTCTTCGATTTCTTTATCGTTACATTGGTGCCGAAATATTCTCTCAAGTGCGATTCTTGCTCTTCCAAGAAAATGTTTTTCTTTTCCGGCTTTGTTTCACGTGGAACATTTTCATTTAACCTGTGAACCAACTTCTCTAATTGACGGACGTTCAAACCTTCATTGATCGTCTTTTCGGCAATCAACAATATTTGTTCCTTCTTTCGGAGACCAAGCAAAGTACGTCCATGTCCCATCGAGAGTTTGCCCTCTGTTATCAAAGTTCGGACCTTATCAGGCAAGCTGAGTAGTCGGATATGGTTTGCTATATGAGGACGACTTTTCCCTAGTCTGAATGCAAGTTGTTCCTGCGTAAGACTTAGATTATCCATAAGCTTTTGATAAGCTTCCGCTTCCTCGATTGGCGTCAAATCTTCACGTTGCAAGTTTTCAAGAATCGCCATTTCCATCGATTCTTCATCTGTCAGTTGACGGACGACTGCTGGAACCTCAGTTAATCCTGCCATTTTGGCAGCTCTGAAACGTCTTTCCCCAACTACAATTTCATACATCGTCCCTACTTTCCGGACAATGATCGGCTGTAAAATTCCATGCTCCTTAATCGACTCACTTAATTCTTGGATTGCATTCTCGTCAAATATCTTCCTAGGCTGATACGGATTCACTTTAATGCTTTTCAATCGAATATTCTCGATTGACTCTGCTTTTGTTAAAGACTCATCGGGAAATAAAGCGTTCAACCCTTTTCCAAGACCTTTAGCCATTGTGCACCACTTCCTTTGCCAGCTCTAAATATACTTCTGCGCCTCTCGATCTTGAATCATAAATGATGATTGGTTCTCCATGGCTTGGCGCTTCACTCAGACGTACATTTCGTGGAATGATCGTTCCGTACACTTTATCTTGAAAATACTTCTTCACTTCATCAATAACTTGAATTCCTAAGTTTGTTCTCGCATCGAACATTGTCAATAACACGCCATCAATTGTCAGGCCTTCATTCAAATGCTTTTGGACGAGCCTGATTGTACTTAATAATTGGCTTAGCCCTTCCAAAGCGTAATACTCACACTGAACTGGTATGATGACCGAATCTGCAGCGGTCAATGAGTTGATTGTCAATAACCCTAAAGATGGTGGGCAATCGATGATAATATAATCATACAATTCCTTTGCCTCTTGGATCGCATGTTTCATCCGTACTTCTCTAGAAATGGTTGAAACCAATTCAATTTCCGCACCTGCCAATGAAATAGTCGCAGGTACGATAGACAAGTTTTCCATCTTCGTTTGGTGGACGACTTCATTTATGTTAACGTCATCGATTAACATATCATATATGCACTGATGCACGTCACCTTTATTGACCCCTACCCCACTCGTTGCATTCCCTTGTGGATCGGCATCTATTAACAAGACCTTTTTGCCGATATGTGCAAGGCAAGCACTAAGATTTACCGAAGTGGTTGTCTTACCAACTCCTCCTTTTTGATTGGCAATGGCTATAATTTTACCCACACTTGCACCTGCTTTCTCACTCATCTATCAAAAAGCTATCTTTAATAATGAATAGATTCATTCTATTTCGTTCACTCTTTACTAGTTTATCAAAAAAACGTTGGCCGTGGTAATGTATAGCGCAAAAAAACTCCTGCTCCAGTCAAGCAAGAGTCATCTCGCACATTTTACGAGAATGCTATGTTGTTTTATTATTTCTTTTTCGGTATTTTAACTGTGATTGTATAAAATTCCTCTGTATCTTCTTCTTCTGTTTTTACATTGATGCCGCTTTTCGTAACAAGCGCCAGTGATTGCCGAATCGTATTTAGTGCAATTCGG containing:
- a CDS encoding DUF951 domain-containing protein, giving the protein MKKPHPCGTNAWKIIRMGADIRIKCEGCGHSVMIPRNEFAKKMKKVLVKAEAEQN
- a CDS encoding mechanosensitive ion channel family protein, which codes for MTNKQTEGIKEVLINEETEKIGRFIFSEQTWIDFGIIAVRIAIIIAISIIVVQVGKYIIRKIFKIKLKGPIRKEERREQTLLKLLENTLSYVIYFSAILSILQEFNIDVKGLLAGAGVLGLAVGFGAQSLVKDVISGFFILFEDQFSVGDYVKIGTAEGKVEEIGLRTTKIKNFTGELFILPNGTITQVVNYSLKNSLAIVDVTIPFELGIEKVEKAIDAFLDSMSKDNPDLLGKPKLIGAHDFTEDSVIERIIVETKPMRHYDIARNISMGIKKHLEQEGIEIPYPILVSKSFNNQ
- the yyaC gene encoding spore protease YyaC, whose product is MHSALSTNYDYRLHYNETGAVWKLSTFFLEHIPFHEESLTFFCIGTDRSTGDALGPLTGSHLAESLLFPFHVVGTLEKPLHALNLQQQLDERLAMNPSPFIVAIDACLGRSDSIGHLLFHRGPLYPGKAVGKELPPVGNLSIKGVVNISGFMEQAVLQSTRLHLPFEMSRVISRSLQLAYGRFKTGNERLLQ
- a CDS encoding DUF554 domain-containing protein gives rise to the protein MILLGSIINALLIIIGALLGRFLYNIPERMKETVMYGIGLAVAAIGIQMIFESTQILIVIISIVIGAIIGEWMDLDNKINELGNWIERKFPSKKEGPGIAQGFVTATLIFVVGSMAIIGAIDSGLRNDHDVLIMKGIIDGFTSVILSSTLGIGVMISAVPVFLYQGLITLFSTQISRFVPDELLQFFISEMTATGGLMIVGIGLNLIGITKIRVANLIPGIFVVGIIVTTVHFLF
- a CDS encoding ParB/RepB/Spo0J family partition protein, which translates into the protein MAKGLGKGLNALFPDESLTKAESIENIRLKSIKVNPYQPRKIFDENAIQELSESIKEHGILQPIIVRKVGTMYEIVVGERRFRAAKMAGLTEVPAVVRQLTDEESMEMAILENLQREDLTPIEEAEAYQKLMDNLSLTQEQLAFRLGKSRPHIANHIRLLSLPDKVRTLITEGKLSMGHGRTLLGLRKKEQILLIAEKTINEGLNVRQLEKLVHRLNENVPRETKPEKKNIFLEEQESHLREYFGTNVTIKKSKNKGKIEIEFFTEEDLERILDLLNE
- a CDS encoding ParA family protein; protein product: MGKIIAIANQKGGVGKTTTSVNLSACLAHIGKKVLLIDADPQGNATSGVGVNKGDVHQCIYDMLIDDVNINEVVHQTKMENLSIVPATISLAGAEIELVSTISREVRMKHAIQEAKELYDYIIIDCPPSLGLLTINSLTAADSVIIPVQCEYYALEGLSQLLSTIRLVQKHLNEGLTIDGVLLTMFDARTNLGIQVIDEVKKYFQDKVYGTIIPRNVRLSEAPSHGEPIIIYDSRSRGAEVYLELAKEVVHNG